The Panicum hallii strain FIL2 chromosome 9, PHallii_v3.1, whole genome shotgun sequence genome has a window encoding:
- the LOC112874427 gene encoding dof zinc finger protein DOF1.6-like, which translates to MRSSFPTSPSSSASSHLSYLIPARPPAPPPPLAMGQGYCAAGGISVPASVAVDAAAAAAPRQGARNAGAGHPPLPRPPPRQCPRCQSGNTKFCYYNNYSRAQPRYLCKACRRHWTEGGTLRDVPVGGGRKNRRGGNKGSASAAKASASADAAAMTQGGSAAVGADTFPDLLRQLVHFQPGAAAVGGGGYAIDLSAWQQMAAATAPPQGTGEVSALGGAAAAEANCSALQYWGGWQQDDMPGLDGAC; encoded by the exons ATGCGGTCTTCCTTTCCGACCTCTCCTTCCTCTTCCGCTTCGTCGCACCTCTCTTACCTGATCCCTGCTAGGccgccggctcctcctcctcctcttgccatg GGACAGGGATACTGTGCAGCCGGTGGCATCAGTGTGCCGGCAAGTGTGGCcgtggacgcggcggcggcggcggcgccgcggcagGGCGCCCGGAACGCGGGCGCAGgccacccgccgctgccgcgcccgccgccgcggcagtgCCCGCGCTGCCAGTCCGGCAACACCAAGTTCTGCTACTACAACAACTACAGCCGCGCGCAGCCGCGGTACCTCTGCAAGGCGTGTCGACGCCACTGGACCGAGGGCGGCACGCTCCGCGACGTGCCCGTCGGCGGCGGACGCAAGAACAGGCGCGGCGGCAACAAGGGCAGTGCCTCCGCCGCAAAAGCGTCTGCCTCGGCTGATGCGGCCGCGATGACGCAGGGCGGGAGCGCCGCAGTCGGCGCCGACACGTTCCCGGACCTCCTGCGGCAGCTGGTCCACTTCCagccgggcgcggcggccgtgggcggGGGCGGCTACGCAATCGACCTGAGCGCGTGGCAGCAAATGGCCGCTGCCACGGCGCCGCCGCAGGGGACTGGCGAGGTCAGCGCACTCGGAGGAGCGGCTGCGGCGGAGGCCAACTGCAGCGCGTTGCAGTACTGGGGCGGATGGCAGCAAGATGACATGCCCGGCCTTGATGGGGCTTGCTAA
- the LOC112874429 gene encoding uncharacterized protein LOC112874429 encodes MAGSTAVLAAILLVDLAAFGLAIGAVQSRPSARLEIDERKEWTYCAYRPDAATALGGVALALLLVGQAVAAFASRCFCCGAALRPGGSRACALVLFLSSWVTFIIAEACLLAGLVQSAYHTGYRKVFFQNPPDCATVRRGTFVAGAAFALFTCVLTSAYYYCFSKARVNFHRREVTIGMTPL; translated from the exons ATGGCCGGCTCCACCGCGGTGCTGGCTGCCATCCTGCTCGTCGAcctcgccgccttcggcctcgccATCGGCGCCGTGCAGAGCCGCCCATCG GCGAGGCTGGAGATCGACGAGCGGAAGGAGTGGACATACTGCGCGTACCGCCCGGACGCGGCCACGGCGCTGGGCGGCGTCGCGCTCGCGCTACTGCTCGTGGGCCAGGCTGTCGCCGCGTTCGCCAGCCGGTGCTTCTGCTGCGGCGCCGCCCTGCGGCCCGGCGGCTCCCGGGCTTGCGCGCTcgtcctcttcctctcctcctg GGTGACATTCATCATCGCTGAGGCGTGCCTGCTGGCTGGTCTGGTGCAGTCCGCGTACCACACCGGCTACCGGAAGGTGTTCTTCCAGAACCCGCCGGACTGCGCGACGGTGCGGAGGGGCACGTTCGTAGCTGGCGCGGCGTTCGCGCTGTTCACCTGCGTGCTCACCTCGGCCTACTACTACTGCTTCTCCAAGGCGCGAGTCAACTTCCACCGCCGGGAAGTCACCATCGGCATGACCCCGTTGTAA